Proteins encoded together in one Vicinamibacterales bacterium window:
- a CDS encoding DNA topoisomerase IV subunit B, whose translation MTTSYTAKDITVLEGLDPVRKRPGMYIGGVGSAGLHHLAWEILDNAIDEAMNGYASSIQVTLHADGSSITVSDDGRGIPVDKHPQTKKSALEVIFTMLHAGGKFGHGNYKTAGGLHGVGASVVNALSKDLVATVKRDGGLWEQRFRQGKPVGPLKRLGAARGTGTTVYFHPDPTIFPKIDFEPSVIRERLDVASYLHKGLKVDFDDESNGTKEVFEHSEGLVDFLKKIIADKSFKPIHETPFTLFKENGLRGELVLQWTEATDELVKSYVNGIPTGSGGTHENGLRAGLGKAVRNYIETHTLSPKGVTISAEDIREGVVGVLSIFMEEPQFQGQTKDRLNNPEVLSAVDSMVRPGLELWLNENRSVAEAIVGRIILAARAREASRAAQQEVTRKSATSNRLTLPGKLSDCSSPARPDSEIFIVEGDSAGGSAKQGRDRTRQAILPLRGKVLNTESVSLAKVLENKELSDLVTALGCGLGKNFDISRLRYGRIIILADADSDGNHIATLLLTFIYRHMPQLMARGHVFLAQPPLYRIDIGKETHWALDDAQRNKILAQHGTPGPGKATPEITRFKGLGEMMPKVLWETTLNPRTRRLLRVEIADQIVTDRVINELMGRDASARFRFIMDRAEEAEELDV comes from the coding sequence ATGACGACTTCCTACACGGCAAAAGACATCACCGTTCTCGAAGGCCTCGACCCCGTTCGCAAGCGGCCCGGCATGTACATCGGCGGCGTCGGCTCGGCCGGGCTGCACCACCTCGCCTGGGAGATTCTCGACAACGCCATCGACGAGGCAATGAATGGCTACGCCTCGTCCATCCAGGTCACGCTCCATGCCGACGGCTCGTCCATCACGGTGTCGGACGATGGGCGCGGCATCCCGGTGGACAAGCACCCGCAGACGAAGAAGAGCGCGCTCGAGGTGATCTTCACGATGCTCCACGCCGGCGGCAAGTTCGGCCACGGCAACTACAAGACCGCAGGCGGTCTCCACGGCGTCGGCGCGAGCGTCGTCAACGCGCTGTCGAAGGACCTCGTCGCGACGGTCAAGCGCGACGGCGGGCTCTGGGAGCAGCGCTTCAGGCAGGGGAAGCCCGTCGGGCCCCTGAAGCGGCTGGGGGCGGCACGCGGTACCGGAACGACGGTCTACTTCCATCCCGATCCGACGATCTTCCCGAAGATCGACTTCGAGCCGTCGGTCATCCGCGAGCGGCTCGACGTGGCGAGTTACCTCCACAAGGGACTCAAGGTCGACTTCGACGACGAGTCGAACGGGACGAAGGAAGTCTTCGAGCACAGCGAGGGGCTCGTGGACTTCCTGAAGAAAATCATCGCGGACAAGTCGTTCAAGCCGATTCACGAGACGCCGTTCACGTTGTTCAAGGAGAACGGCCTGCGCGGCGAGTTGGTCCTCCAGTGGACCGAGGCGACCGACGAGCTCGTGAAGAGCTACGTGAACGGCATCCCGACGGGATCGGGCGGCACCCACGAAAACGGGCTCCGCGCCGGGCTCGGCAAGGCGGTGCGCAACTACATCGAGACGCACACTCTCTCACCGAAGGGGGTGACGATCAGCGCCGAGGACATCCGCGAGGGCGTGGTCGGCGTGCTCAGCATCTTCATGGAGGAGCCGCAGTTCCAGGGCCAGACGAAGGACCGCCTGAACAACCCCGAGGTGCTCTCGGCGGTGGACTCGATGGTACGGCCCGGGCTCGAATTGTGGCTGAACGAGAATCGAAGCGTGGCGGAGGCCATCGTCGGCCGCATCATCCTGGCCGCCCGGGCGCGCGAGGCCAGCCGCGCCGCGCAGCAGGAAGTCACCCGGAAGAGCGCGACGTCGAACCGTCTCACGCTGCCCGGCAAGCTCAGTGACTGCTCGTCGCCGGCCCGCCCCGACTCCGAGATCTTCATCGTCGAAGGCGATTCAGCCGGCGGCTCGGCCAAGCAGGGACGAGACCGGACGCGGCAGGCGATTCTGCCGCTGCGCGGCAAAGTTCTCAACACCGAGAGCGTGTCGCTCGCGAAAGTGCTCGAGAACAAGGAACTGTCGGACCTCGTCACGGCACTCGGCTGCGGGCTCGGAAAGAACTTCGACATCAGCCGGCTGCGCTACGGCAGGATCATCATCCTTGCCGACGCGGACTCGGACGGCAACCACATCGCCACGCTGCTCCTCACGTTCATCTACCGTCACATGCCGCAGTTGATGGCCCGGGGCCACGTCTTCCTCGCCCAGCCGCCGCTCTACCGGATCGACATCGGCAAGGAGACACACTGGGCGCTCGACGACGCGCAACGGAACAAGATCCTCGCGCAGCACGGCACGCCTGGCCCCGGCAAGGCGACGCCGGAGATCACGCGGTTCAAGGGGCTGGGCGAGATGATGCCGAAGGTCCTGTGGGAGACGACACTCAACCCGAGGACGCGTCGACTGCTACGCGTGGAGATCGCGGACCAGATCGTGACCGACCGCGTGATCAACGAACTGATGGGCCGCGACGCCTCGGCGCGCTTTCGGTTCATCATGGACCGCGCGGAGGAGGCGGAGGAACTGGACGTCTAG
- a CDS encoding PfkB family carbohydrate kinase, whose translation MAVIPDSSSRAWDVIGLGANSVDLVHLLPAFPKPSGWHSKMRIARQVVCCGGQTATAMATCAAFGLRARYIGAIGRDDHGRRVRETLGGRGIDLSGLVTRDDATTQFAVILIDGQTGERAVLWDRDERLALEDADVPLEVLASTRLLHVDDVDQAAAIRAARHARELGIPVTSDLDRMTERTEELVRSVTVPIFAEGLTEQLTGIRDSERALRALRHHHDGLLCMTAGDRGAVALDGDRFIVSPACRVDAVDTTGSGDVFRGAFIYGLLAGWETARILQVANAAAAVKCMRLGALDGVPGLAETLRMMEDGHAERRV comes from the coding sequence ATGGCCGTGATTCCAGACTCCAGTTCGCGTGCGTGGGACGTCATCGGGCTGGGCGCCAACTCGGTGGACCTCGTACACCTGCTGCCGGCGTTTCCGAAGCCCTCCGGCTGGCATTCGAAGATGCGCATCGCCCGGCAGGTCGTCTGTTGCGGCGGCCAGACCGCCACCGCGATGGCGACATGTGCGGCATTCGGCCTGCGTGCGAGATACATCGGGGCGATCGGGCGCGACGACCACGGCCGGCGCGTGCGGGAGACCCTCGGCGGCCGCGGCATTGACCTCTCGGGCCTCGTGACGCGTGACGACGCGACCACCCAGTTCGCCGTCATCCTCATCGACGGGCAGACGGGCGAGCGCGCCGTGCTATGGGACCGCGATGAGCGCCTGGCGCTCGAGGATGCCGATGTGCCGCTCGAGGTCCTCGCGTCCACCCGGCTGCTGCACGTGGACGATGTGGACCAGGCCGCCGCGATTCGTGCGGCGCGACACGCCCGCGAACTGGGGATTCCCGTCACGAGCGATCTGGACCGCATGACGGAGCGGACCGAGGAACTGGTCCGCTCCGTGACGGTGCCGATCTTCGCGGAAGGGTTGACGGAACAGTTGACGGGGATCCGCGACAGCGAACGAGCGCTGCGGGCGCTGCGGCATCATCACGACGGCCTGCTGTGCATGACGGCCGGCGATCGCGGGGCCGTTGCGCTCGACGGCGATCGGTTCATCGTGTCACCGGCGTGCCGGGTGGACGCGGTGGACACTACGGGGTCTGGCGACGTCTTTCGCGGGGCGTTCATCTACGGTCTGCTCGCCGGCTGGGAGACCGCTCGCATCCTGCAGGTCGCCAATGCGGCGGCCGCGGTGAAGTGCATGCGTCTCGGCGCCTTGGACGGCGTGCCCGGGCTGGCCGAGACGTTGCGCATGATGGAAGACGGCCACGCAGAGCGGCGGGTGTGA
- a CDS encoding DNA topoisomerase IV subunit A, with protein sequence MSNDKDQDPEERSLFELEEYVKAPTGQAPTWPPLAGQSKGGDGGGEAVALHEAAQARYLNYALSVITSRALPDVRDGLKPVQRRILFTMWQQNLTAAAKHRKCAKVVGDVMGSYHPHGDSALYETLVRMAQPFSLRYPLIDGSGNFGSLDGDAAAAMRYTECRLARLSDEMLSEIDRDTVAFRPNYDGTKTEPVVLPARLPNLLVNGATGIAVGMATSIPPHNLSEVCTALVKLLDNPDLSTTQLCRYVKGPDFPTGGQVLNSAEELKEIYKTGSGSIRLRATWTEGPTTRSTRTLYVTSVPYTVNKSQLVERIAEVVLSRKLAALLDVKDLSADDVRIALEIKRDADEKMVLAYLFKHTPLQTSFIVNLTCLIPTENPEVCRPERLDLKSMLWHFLHFRLDVVTRRLEHELAALRKRIHVLEGFDKVFDALDEIIKIIRKSDGKQDAARQIIKRFGLDEEQTDAILELKLYRLARLEILVIRKELDEKQKRVRQIGALLRDDTARWKIVRDELNELRQKYGNPKTDPRRTLLEPGGEEVEYTANDFIVEEDNVVIVSRDGWVKRQKEVRDLATTRLREGDQVLTVAAGSTRATVAFFTNFGVAYTCRIIDVPASTGYGEPVQRLFKFRDGEKVVTVISLDPRVTKGIAAEEEGEVPRTHALAVTSDGYSLRFGLEALVEPSTRAGRRYARPAEGVDVVGISLVHGTETIIAVTEQARAMLCKVDEVNYLSGPGRGVILIKIKPGEDRVLGFIASSGDRDLLTVETSRGAEQTVSTTKYEVTSRGGRGRELLQRGQFTRVIWGSPEIPAPFPQ encoded by the coding sequence TTGTCGAACGACAAGGACCAAGACCCAGAGGAACGTTCGCTGTTCGAACTCGAGGAGTACGTGAAGGCGCCGACCGGCCAGGCGCCGACGTGGCCGCCGCTGGCGGGGCAGTCGAAGGGTGGCGACGGCGGCGGCGAAGCGGTGGCACTGCACGAGGCGGCCCAGGCGCGCTACCTGAACTACGCGCTCTCGGTCATCACCTCGCGCGCCCTGCCCGACGTGCGCGATGGCCTCAAGCCCGTGCAGCGACGCATCCTCTTCACGATGTGGCAGCAGAACCTCACGGCGGCAGCCAAGCACCGGAAGTGCGCGAAGGTGGTCGGCGACGTGATGGGGAGCTACCACCCTCACGGCGACTCAGCGTTGTACGAAACGCTGGTGCGCATGGCGCAGCCCTTCTCCCTGCGCTATCCGCTCATCGACGGGTCCGGCAACTTCGGCTCGCTCGACGGCGACGCCGCGGCGGCGATGCGCTACACCGAGTGCCGGCTCGCCCGCCTCAGCGACGAGATGCTGTCGGAGATCGACCGGGACACGGTCGCGTTCCGGCCGAACTACGACGGCACGAAGACCGAGCCCGTGGTCCTTCCCGCCCGATTGCCCAACCTGCTCGTCAATGGTGCCACGGGCATTGCCGTCGGCATGGCGACGAGCATCCCGCCGCACAACCTGTCCGAAGTCTGCACCGCTCTCGTGAAGCTGCTCGACAACCCGGACCTCAGCACCACCCAGCTCTGCCGGTACGTCAAGGGCCCGGACTTCCCGACGGGCGGGCAAGTACTGAATTCAGCCGAGGAGTTGAAGGAGATCTACAAGACCGGGAGTGGATCGATTCGGCTCCGCGCGACGTGGACGGAAGGCCCGACGACGCGGTCGACCAGGACGCTCTACGTCACGAGCGTCCCGTACACGGTCAACAAGTCGCAACTCGTCGAGCGAATCGCGGAAGTCGTATTGAGCCGCAAGCTGGCCGCGCTGCTGGACGTCAAGGATCTGTCGGCCGACGACGTGCGGATCGCGCTCGAGATCAAGCGCGACGCCGACGAGAAGATGGTGCTGGCGTATCTGTTCAAGCACACACCGCTCCAGACCAGCTTCATCGTCAACCTGACATGCCTGATCCCGACCGAGAACCCCGAGGTCTGTCGGCCGGAGCGCCTCGACCTCAAGTCGATGCTCTGGCACTTCCTCCATTTCAGGCTCGATGTCGTCACGCGTCGTCTCGAGCACGAGTTGGCCGCGCTTCGGAAGCGGATCCACGTGCTCGAGGGATTCGACAAGGTGTTCGACGCGCTCGACGAGATCATCAAGATCATCCGGAAGTCGGACGGAAAGCAGGACGCGGCGCGGCAGATCATCAAGCGGTTCGGCCTCGACGAGGAGCAGACCGACGCGATCCTCGAGCTGAAGCTGTATCGCCTGGCGCGGCTCGAGATCCTCGTCATCCGGAAGGAACTGGACGAGAAGCAGAAGCGGGTACGGCAGATCGGCGCGTTGCTGCGTGACGACACGGCGCGCTGGAAAATCGTGCGCGACGAGTTGAACGAGCTGCGACAGAAGTACGGCAACCCGAAGACGGATCCGCGCCGCACGCTGCTGGAGCCGGGGGGCGAGGAGGTCGAGTACACCGCGAACGACTTCATCGTCGAAGAAGACAACGTCGTCATCGTCTCACGGGACGGGTGGGTGAAGCGCCAGAAGGAGGTCCGAGACCTGGCGACGACCCGGCTGCGCGAGGGCGACCAGGTGCTGACCGTGGCGGCGGGCAGCACGCGCGCGACGGTCGCGTTCTTCACGAACTTCGGCGTGGCGTACACGTGCCGAATCATCGACGTGCCGGCGTCCACCGGATACGGCGAGCCGGTGCAGCGACTGTTCAAGTTCCGGGACGGCGAGAAAGTGGTCACCGTCATCAGCCTCGATCCGCGGGTGACGAAGGGCATCGCGGCGGAGGAGGAAGGCGAGGTGCCGCGGACGCACGCGCTGGCGGTGACGAGCGACGGATACAGCCTGCGCTTCGGCCTCGAGGCGCTCGTCGAACCGAGCACGCGGGCGGGTCGGCGGTACGCGCGGCCGGCGGAGGGCGTCGATGTCGTCGGGATTTCGCTCGTTCACGGGACCGAAACGATCATTGCGGTCACCGAGCAGGCCCGCGCGATGCTGTGCAAGGTCGACGAGGTGAACTACCTCTCGGGGCCGGGCAGGGGCGTCATTCTGATCAAGATCAAACCCGGCGAGGACCGCGTGCTGGGTTTCATCGCGTCGAGCGGCGACCGCGATCTCCTGACCGTTGAGACGTCCCGCGGCGCCGAGCAGACGGTCAGCACGACGAAATACGAGGTGACGAGCCGTGGGGGCCGTGGACGCGAGTTGCTCCAGCGCGGCCAGTTCACGCGGGTCATCTGGGGTTCGCCGGAGATTCCTGCGCCGTTTCCGCAGTGA
- a CDS encoding acyl-CoA synthetase, giving the protein MAEPHIIAGAQRVSDRVAVVDREGAVRFGDLLAASAGTAGALLDGRSDLEGAPVVFLVPPGRDHVVWQWGIWRAGGIAVPIAASQAVAEWDYIVADTGAVTVVSSPEFEATLRPIAVSRGARFRLSTAIAGTGASLPDLGDDCAAMILYTSGTSSRPKGVLTTHANLDAQIATLVDAWHWTADDRVLHVLPLNHVHGIVNVLCCALWAGATCEFLSPFDAASAWERLASGRFTLFMAVPTIYSKLLAAWDAADPITRSRWTDGASRLRLTVSGSAALPVAVLNRWRAATGQVLLERYGMTEIGMALSNPLVGTRRPGSVGTPLPGVEIRLVDDAGVEVAAGTPGEIEVRGPGVFREYWHRPAATEAAFHDGWFRTGDVAIVEDGSYRILGRLSADIIKTGGYKVSALEIEEVLREHPAVEECAVVGVADEDWGERVAAALVLRPGETLSLDTLRAWAAPRLATYKLPTRLAITSELPRNAMGKVVKAEVRKRLQ; this is encoded by the coding sequence ATGGCAGAACCTCACATTATCGCAGGTGCGCAACGCGTTTCGGACCGTGTGGCGGTGGTCGACCGGGAGGGGGCCGTGCGTTTCGGCGACCTGCTGGCGGCGTCGGCCGGCACGGCGGGCGCCTTGCTCGACGGTCGCTCAGATCTGGAGGGCGCACCGGTCGTCTTCCTCGTCCCGCCAGGGCGCGACCATGTGGTCTGGCAGTGGGGCATCTGGCGCGCCGGTGGCATCGCCGTGCCGATCGCCGCGTCCCAGGCGGTGGCGGAGTGGGACTACATCGTCGCTGATACCGGAGCGGTGACAGTGGTCTCGAGTCCGGAGTTCGAAGCGACGCTCCGGCCGATCGCGGTGAGCCGGGGCGCACGATTCCGTCTCTCGACGGCCATCGCCGGGACCGGCGCGTCACTGCCCGATCTTGGCGACGACTGCGCGGCGATGATCCTCTACACGAGCGGAACGAGCAGCAGGCCGAAGGGCGTCCTGACGACGCACGCGAATCTCGACGCGCAGATCGCGACACTCGTCGACGCCTGGCATTGGACGGCCGACGACCGCGTGCTGCACGTTCTGCCGTTGAACCACGTGCATGGCATCGTGAACGTCCTGTGCTGCGCACTGTGGGCTGGCGCGACGTGTGAATTCCTGTCCCCGTTCGACGCGGCATCCGCGTGGGAACGCCTGGCCTCGGGCAGGTTCACGCTCTTCATGGCCGTTCCGACGATCTACAGCAAGCTGCTGGCCGCGTGGGATGCCGCCGATCCGATCACCCGCAGCCGCTGGACCGATGGGGCCAGCCGTCTCCGCCTAACCGTGTCCGGTTCCGCGGCGCTGCCGGTTGCGGTGTTGAACCGATGGAGGGCGGCCACGGGCCAGGTGCTGCTCGAACGCTACGGCATGACCGAGATCGGCATGGCCCTGTCGAACCCGCTCGTCGGCACGCGGCGTCCGGGTTCGGTCGGGACGCCGCTCCCGGGTGTCGAGATTCGGCTGGTGGACGACGCCGGCGTCGAGGTCGCAGCCGGGACACCGGGTGAGATCGAGGTCCGCGGGCCTGGCGTGTTTCGCGAATACTGGCATCGGCCGGCCGCGACCGAAGCCGCGTTCCACGACGGCTGGTTCCGGACGGGCGATGTCGCAATCGTCGAAGACGGCAGCTACCGTATCCTGGGTCGGCTGTCCGCCGACATCATCAAGACCGGCGGCTACAAGGTGTCCGCGCTGGAAATCGAGGAAGTCCTGCGCGAGCATCCGGCGGTGGAGGAATGCGCGGTTGTCGGCGTCGCCGACGAGGATTGGGGCGAGCGTGTGGCGGCGGCTCTGGTGCTTCGGCCCGGCGAGACGCTGTCGCTCGACACTCTGCGCGCGTGGGCCGCGCCGCGCCTCGCGACGTACAAGCTGCCGACGCGGCTGGCGATCACCTCCGAGCTGCCGCGCAACGCAATGGGCAAGGTGGTGAAGGCAGAGGTTCGGAAACGGCTACAATAG
- a CDS encoding SGNH/GDSL hydrolase family protein, translating to MPRRLVTLLGLMIALAATAACNKTSDSPAAPSQPPGPGTTVYYTAIGASDASGVGSSVPCAPFVTDCPNGMGYVPVIVRQLQAQGATVTLSNLGIPATVIGPDFQALGAQYGRTIPGNFIDQEAPFVPRNSTIVTIFAGGNDVNTVVAAVGGGAGGSNIPAYVDQQIRAFGTDYAALLKIIRDRAPSARIIVANLPNFAGIPMTAGYTLDRRQLMQKVSVGFDTQVVNPLASQGIAVVDLLCNPRFSDPSIFSSDGFHPNDTGYAILASEMMRAIATNGFPAPSSSCSQMQIVPPI from the coding sequence ATGCCTCGCCGACTCGTCACGCTCCTCGGGCTGATGATTGCCCTCGCGGCCACCGCAGCCTGCAACAAGACCTCTGACAGCCCGGCCGCCCCGAGCCAGCCGCCTGGTCCAGGCACCACGGTCTACTACACCGCCATTGGCGCCAGCGACGCGTCTGGCGTCGGATCGAGCGTTCCGTGCGCACCATTCGTGACGGATTGTCCGAACGGCATGGGCTACGTGCCGGTCATCGTCCGGCAACTACAAGCGCAAGGCGCCACCGTCACCCTCAGCAATCTCGGAATCCCGGCGACGGTCATCGGCCCGGATTTCCAGGCGCTCGGTGCGCAGTACGGGCGGACCATCCCCGGGAACTTCATCGATCAGGAAGCGCCGTTCGTCCCGCGAAATTCGACGATCGTGACCATCTTCGCGGGCGGCAACGACGTCAACACGGTCGTCGCGGCCGTGGGCGGCGGCGCCGGCGGATCGAACATCCCGGCGTACGTCGATCAACAGATACGCGCGTTCGGCACGGACTACGCGGCGCTGCTCAAGATCATCAGGGACCGGGCACCCTCCGCGCGCATCATCGTGGCCAACCTCCCGAACTTCGCGGGCATTCCGATGACGGCAGGTTACACGCTCGATCGCAGGCAACTGATGCAGAAGGTGTCGGTTGGCTTCGACACACAGGTGGTCAACCCGCTCGCCAGCCAGGGGATTGCCGTCGTCGATCTGCTCTGCAACCCGCGGTTCTCGGATCCGTCGATCTTCTCCTCGGACGGGTTCCATCCGAACGACACGGGCTACGCGATTCTCGCCTCGGAGATGATGAGAGCCATCGCCACCAACGGCTTCCCGGCGCCCAGTTCGAGTTGCTCCCAGATGCAAATCGTGCCGCCGATCTGA
- a CDS encoding HDOD domain-containing protein produces the protein MIDLQALTRSANNLEALPASVTRLASIAAKDSWNVREVEEVVSLDQALSFQLLRMANSAASASLMQIVTIRDAVVRLGIGSLLSLATASSVHTKLNTAIPEYGLSEGELWRHSVGTALAAESAAAFCEVTLPPEAYAAALLHDIGKLALSRYLEPEVLKVLALAREQGHLSSMKAETDVLGVHHGELGGLIAQHWNLPDRMVLGITHHHTPDDAGDLVADVVHVANIAAKHVGAGHWAVEEDKALNPNSLKRLQLTDKGFDAMCKQVAKRLERVLAQYGA, from the coding sequence GTGATCGATCTGCAGGCATTGACCCGTTCCGCCAACAACCTCGAGGCATTGCCGGCCAGCGTGACGCGTCTGGCGTCCATCGCGGCCAAGGACAGCTGGAACGTGCGCGAGGTCGAGGAGGTGGTGTCACTCGACCAGGCCCTCAGCTTCCAATTGCTGCGGATGGCGAATTCGGCCGCCAGCGCGAGCCTGATGCAGATCGTCACCATCCGGGACGCCGTGGTCCGCCTGGGGATCGGCTCGCTGCTCTCGCTGGCCACGGCGAGCAGCGTGCACACGAAGCTGAATACGGCGATCCCGGAGTACGGCCTGAGCGAAGGCGAGTTGTGGAGGCACTCGGTGGGCACCGCGCTCGCCGCAGAATCGGCGGCGGCCTTCTGCGAGGTGACGTTGCCGCCCGAGGCCTACGCGGCGGCGCTGCTACACGACATCGGCAAGCTGGCCCTGTCGCGGTACCTCGAACCCGAGGTACTCAAGGTCCTGGCGCTGGCGCGCGAGCAGGGGCATCTCTCGAGCATGAAGGCCGAGACCGACGTCCTCGGAGTCCACCACGGCGAACTCGGTGGATTGATTGCCCAGCACTGGAACCTCCCCGACCGAATGGTCCTTGGGATTACTCACCACCACACGCCGGACGACGCGGGAGACCTCGTTGCGGACGTCGTACACGTTGCGAACATCGCAGCCAAGCATGTCGGCGCCGGACACTGGGCGGTCGAGGAGGACAAGGCGCTGAATCCCAACTCGCTGAAACGGCTGCAGTTGACCGACAAGGGGTTCGACGCGATGTGCAAGCAAGTGGCGAAACGCCTCGAACGGGTGCTGGCACAGTACGGAGCCTGA
- a CDS encoding tetratricopeptide repeat protein: MKKTARRGRQSSAPRARPSRWWVLPLILAVAGTLKLAVLWQLHGHPLLQPRPGLDSAVYLDLARQVASGDLLAGTRVFFVSPFYIYFVALVLFVSGGSVTALQVVQVALGVLAVALVGRTARFWYGERGEWVAAGCATATGYLCFNDVLVLQSAVDPVLTALGLWLLLQAWTTGRWTTLLAAGAALGAHAINRPNVLAWAVTAVGLTLWIGLRPGSVVGGKPAGRRAAWSASALVAGLALVLTPVAIRNYVVAHELAVVSSHGGLNFYIGNNERADGAYRLVAGITPSIDGQMRDMRRVAEQATGHPLTDTEASSWFYGQAFSWIGGHPGTALRLLAKKVAFVFNAIDLPLNESYAYYATDESTLLRLLCVGPWLLLPLGVAGLWIARPKPDVGGMLRALWWPWVSFIPIYALGVAVFFVTGRYRLPLLVPLFVTSAGAVLTVWDRYRAREWKPFGVAVASIAVLGVATNANVGMDNGLSAWRAEMIVHDIGVRRDAEAQALLEKTEAGYPNRSLLLYRVGSAYLARGDAAQALPLFERAVSLAAGRPELELGLGRSLLGVGRAADALPHLQAAVQAEPRNADAQEARGLALAFQGRGTEAVAAMETACELDVRSATARLNLAILYAESGRLADARARAEESLRINPDYSRALEFLAALPPR; encoded by the coding sequence GTGAAAAAGACTGCCCGTCGTGGCCGCCAATCGTCCGCCCCTCGCGCCCGCCCTTCGCGTTGGTGGGTGCTGCCGCTGATCCTCGCCGTCGCTGGAACGCTGAAGCTTGCCGTGCTGTGGCAACTGCACGGGCATCCCCTGCTGCAGCCGCGGCCTGGCCTCGATAGCGCGGTCTATCTCGACCTCGCCCGCCAGGTGGCAAGCGGGGATCTGCTCGCTGGCACGCGTGTCTTCTTCGTGTCGCCGTTCTACATCTACTTCGTCGCGCTGGTCCTGTTCGTGTCAGGCGGATCGGTGACCGCATTGCAGGTGGTGCAGGTTGCGCTCGGCGTGCTCGCGGTCGCGCTCGTTGGTCGCACCGCCCGATTCTGGTATGGCGAACGCGGAGAGTGGGTGGCTGCAGGTTGCGCGACGGCGACGGGCTACCTCTGCTTCAACGACGTCCTGGTTCTGCAATCCGCGGTGGACCCGGTCCTCACGGCGCTGGGCCTCTGGCTCCTTCTCCAGGCCTGGACGACCGGACGGTGGACGACGTTGCTGGCGGCTGGGGCGGCACTGGGCGCGCACGCGATCAACCGGCCAAACGTGCTGGCCTGGGCCGTGACCGCGGTGGGTCTGACGTTGTGGATCGGGTTGAGACCCGGCTCCGTGGTGGGCGGGAAGCCGGCGGGCCGACGGGCGGCCTGGTCTGCGTCGGCGCTGGTCGCCGGTCTGGCACTCGTCCTCACGCCCGTCGCGATCCGCAACTACGTGGTCGCGCACGAACTGGCCGTCGTCTCGTCGCACGGTGGACTGAACTTCTACATCGGCAACAACGAGCGGGCAGACGGTGCCTATCGCCTCGTCGCGGGTATCACGCCGTCGATCGACGGTCAGATGCGCGACATGCGCCGAGTGGCCGAGCAGGCAACCGGCCATCCGCTGACCGACACCGAAGCGTCATCGTGGTTCTATGGCCAGGCATTCTCTTGGATCGGCGGGCACCCCGGCACGGCGCTGCGGCTCCTCGCGAAGAAGGTGGCATTCGTCTTCAACGCCATCGACCTGCCGCTCAACGAGAGCTACGCCTACTACGCGACCGACGAATCCACGCTGCTGCGCCTGCTGTGCGTCGGCCCCTGGCTACTGCTGCCACTCGGGGTTGCCGGGCTGTGGATTGCGCGCCCCAAACCTGATGTGGGCGGGATGCTTCGCGCTCTATGGTGGCCCTGGGTATCGTTCATCCCGATCTATGCGCTTGGCGTCGCGGTGTTCTTCGTGACCGGCCGGTACAGGCTGCCGCTCCTGGTGCCTCTCTTTGTGACGTCGGCCGGCGCCGTGCTCACGGTGTGGGACAGGTATCGCGCCCGGGAGTGGAAGCCGTTTGGGGTTGCAGTCGCGTCGATTGCCGTGCTCGGCGTTGCGACAAACGCCAACGTCGGTATGGACAACGGACTGTCGGCATGGCGCGCCGAGATGATCGTTCATGACATCGGCGTGCGGCGGGACGCCGAGGCGCAGGCGCTGCTGGAGAAGACGGAGGCCGGCTACCCGAACCGGTCCCTGCTGCTATACCGCGTCGGGAGCGCGTATCTCGCGCGCGGTGATGCCGCCCAGGCGCTCCCCCTGTTCGAGCGCGCCGTGTCATTGGCGGCCGGGAGACCGGAACTGGAGCTGGGGCTGGGTCGGTCGCTGCTCGGCGTCGGCCGTGCAGCCGATGCCCTGCCTCACCTGCAGGCAGCCGTTCAGGCCGAACCCAGGAACGCCGACGCGCAAGAGGCGCGCGGCCTCGCGCTGGCATTCCAGGGTCGCGGGACGGAGGCGGTGGCCGCCATGGAGACTGCGTGTGAGCTGGACGTGCGGAGTGCGACGGCGCGGCTGAACCTGGCGATCCTCTACGCGGAGTCCGGACGGCTGGCCGATGCGCGCGCACGTGCCGAGGAATCGCTTCGCATCAATCCCGACTACAGCCGTGCCCTCGAGTTCCTCGCCGCGCTGCCGCCACGCTAG